The sequence below is a genomic window from Tachyglossus aculeatus isolate mTacAcu1 chromosome X1, mTacAcu1.pri, whole genome shotgun sequence.
atgatgatgatgatgccatcttcaactgtttgccctccagtggcttcttcctcactgctttcaaacatgctcatgtctccccatcctaaaaaaaaccctctcttgaccccaaggctccccccagttatcgccccacctccctcctaccattcctctccaacctccctgagagagttgtctatacccattgtctcaagttcttctcctccaattctctccttgaccctttccaatctggtttctgtccccttcactccacagaaaccacatgTTCTCCTTCTCGCCAAACCCAACGGTCTCTACTCCacataatcctccttgacctctcagctgactacaacactgtggaccacccccttctcctggaagcattacccCTCACctacgtcccgcctctggcttggaatgccctccctcctctaatcctacagatgactctcccccatttcagagacttattgaaggcccatctcctccaagaggccttcccagattaagccccacttttcctcatctcccactcccttctgtgtcaccttgacttgctccctttgctcttccccccatttccagccccaaaggacttatgcgcatatctgtaattttatttatctctttgctcttcccctctcccaaccccaaagcacttaggtacatatctgtaattttatttatattgatgtctgtctccccaactttagactgtgagctcattgtgggcagggaatgtcactgtttattgttgtatcgtactttcccaagtgcttagtatagtgctttgcatacagtaagtgctcaataaatacaattgaatgaatgaacgaacacagcgagtgcttaacaaatataataataataataaaatattctgGCTTGGGGGTAACTGTTCTGATAGGTGTCCCCAAGGGGATCTCTGTGGCACGAGACCCTTTCTGGTTTACAGCGGCACTTCTGTCAGTCCATCAGCAGTATTGACTGTGCccctcccgtgtgcagagcaccagactgggcgcttgggagagcacagtttaattagtagatacgatccctgaccTTAGGGAACTTGAAGTtgagctgggggaggaggcaaGCAGAGGGGAAACCGTGATCTGGGAGAGGCTGGGATAAGCTCTGAGGACTTCAGCCGCCTAAGCGGAGCAGATAGACACGTGAGGGTCTACGGTCCGCAAAGCACCCGAGTACCCCCCAGGCATCGTGTGGTGGGTATGCGTCACCGGGGTGAAGCGGGCCACAGAGGAGGCTCTGCCAAATCTCCGCCCAGACGTGTCCCGACGAGCGCGGGCGGGTCTGGAGACTCCTAAGGGCGAGGCACCGGGCCGATTTTTTTTCCATCGCGGCCGGCCGGCCTCCGCTCGGGGTCTGAGCCAGCCGCCAGCCAGTGACCGGGCTCCCTTTGTTTGTGTTGCAGGTCTGCTGAAAGAGCCAGGGGAACCCAGTCCAGTCCCAGGGGCTTGGCTCCAACTTAGCGCCCCACTCCAGCGTTCATCATCCTCCTAGGACCCGTTCCTCTGGGGCCTGGCTCGGGGCGTCCCCGGCAACGACTCGCCGAGGGCCATGTCCAACCCCTTAAAGCAAGTGTTCACCAAGGACAGAACCTTCCGTCCCAAACGCAAGTTCGAGCCAGGGACGCAGCGGTTCGAGCTCCACAAGAAAGCCCAGGCCTCCCTGAACGCGGGGCTGGACCTGAAGCTGGCCGTGCAGCTGCCAGCCGGCGAGGAGCCCAACGATTGGGTGGCCGTGCACGTGGTGGACTTCTTCAACCGCATCAACCTCATCTATGGCACCATCAGCGACAACTGCACCGAGGAGTCTTGTCCGGTCATGTCAGGAGGCCCCAAGTATGAGTACCGCTGGCAGGACGAGCACCGGTACCGGAAGCCAACCGCCCTCTCCGCCCCCCAGTACATGAACCTCCTGATGGACTGGATCGAGGTTCAGATCAACACCGAAGACATTTTCCCCACCAACGTCGGTGAGTTCCGGGCCCCGGGGGCGTTCCCGAGAACCTCTCGGGCCTGTCTGCTCCCTCCTGTCCTTTTTCCCCGTCCCGCCTCTCTGGTTTGGCCTGTCTTTCCCAGGAGCCTCTCTCCCTCTGGCCAGCTGCTTAGGAGGCGGGAGCTCTCTGCTCTGGCCCCGGGACTCCTCCCTAGACTTTCCGAAGCATTCACTCGAGTCTCCTTGGCTCCGTtttcccctgccttccccctccaccctgagCAGCCGAACTTGGGCCCGTTATTTTCATTGATGAGGCCGGTGGAACACCTAAAGAAAGCTTGGCTTCCTGGTACATGAAGTAATCGATTGCTGATCGGTGATAAGGTTGATTGAGCGgcccttaccacgtgcagagcaccgtcccgGGCACTAATGAGAGGACCGCGGACGTTGGCCACGCCGTCGGGCTGGGGGGAAGGCAGATGGACCCGTTGGAATGAGATGGCTGGGTCCCCGGTGCTGCACGGTGGCTCCCGCCGTACCTCTGCtcttggttgggggtgggaggaggagggcagcagCCGTCGGGTAGGCCCCGTGGCTCCCGGAGGTTCTGGGCCACGCGGGATGGGTGCGGTGCCGCTCCTGGGTCCGACCGGCTCCCGACCTCAGCTAAGCATCCCCTGCGGCGCTGAGGGGACCCGAGAGGCGGTGGATGGTTGGTTGCCACCTGGCGCTTAGGGATGGACCGTCTCGCGTCCCCCGACTTCCCCGCGATGACTTGAAGCGGGTGGGGCGGTCGAGCCACCAACCAGCGCGTCGGATCCCCACCTCTGGAAGTGGGGCTGGGCATGGGGGCCCAGGTAAGAACCATTGGAACGGTGGGCCGGGGAGAGTGGCCGTACTGGGCCGGCGCTACGCCTTGGGGCCAGCTGGAGGCTGGCCGGCCAGAAGTGGACCTACCAAGGTGGTAGCTCCAGTTTTGCAGTTGGCCTCCAGCTGGCAGGTTGTGGCCCCCCCTACCTGGCCCTGGAGCCCAGGGACGACTCTGTCCCATGCCGGGCTCCAGGGCCAGCCCAGaagttcctctgcttcccactccccctccccttctcccttccctggccCAGTTGGGACACACCATGGCTGTGCTCTGAGGACTGGGTTTGGTTCTTGGTGTTCTCACTGAGGGCTGTCTTGTCGGATTGAGAAGAATGCTCtcatgcacgcacgcacgcacgcacggacagcaaaataataataataattacagtatttgttaagcacttactatgtgccaagatctgaCCGACCGTGGGGTCCGGTTACCCAAAGACACTCCAGATTCCCACAGATTGGGGAGAAGAGACATCCCTCAAAAAAGGTATTTATGCTGCATTTTAAAGTGACCAAATTTTCCAGATACTATATAAAAGAAATTAAATGGGATTCTCCGGACGATGATGGAGATGGTGCTAAGTCCATCACACAGGTGCGCTAAGTTGTTCTGAGAGAACTATGGTTTGTCTGTTTTGGCAGGGATCATTTTAAGGGAAATTTAACAAGCAAAAATATTAGGTtttttggattttatttttccagGCTTAACCTTCtttttaaaaccatgagcccaatGATAGAAGTCAGGCAAAACCCTAAAATCCATATATCATCTTTTGACTCTGGATTTTAGAGATTTGCccagtttttgttattattaataataaaaattaataatagtagtagaatttgttaagtggttactgtgagccaagcaccgtacaaagcgctggggtagattcaggttaatcaggtccaacacagtccctgtcccatatggggctcacagtccgaggaggagggtgaacagttatttcatccccattttacagaggaggaaccagaggaccagagaagtcaagtgacctgcccgggttaccacagcagacccgtggcggagCTCGGGGAGagaacccaggtcacccaactcccaggcccaggctgttttCACTCGTCCACCACGCAGCTtctcaccaggccacactgctttactttGTACTGATGTTTGTAGGCATCTTTTCAgaggagaagtgtggctcagtggaaagagcccgggctttggagtcagaggtcatgggttcaaatcccggctctgccaactgtcagctgtgtgactttgggcaagtcacttaacttctctgtgcctgttacctcatctgtaaaatggggatgaagactgtgagccccccgtggg
It includes:
- the MOB3A gene encoding MOB kinase activator 3A; translation: MSNPLKQVFTKDRTFRPKRKFEPGTQRFELHKKAQASLNAGLDLKLAVQLPAGEEPNDWVAVHVVDFFNRINLIYGTISDNCTEESCPVMSGGPKYEYRWQDEHRYRKPTALSAPQYMNLLMDWIEVQINTEDIFPTNVGTPFPKNFLQVVKKILSRLFRVFVHVYIHHFDRITQMGSEAHVNTCYKHFYYFVKEFNLIDTKELEPLKEMTSRMCH